DNA from Antennarius striatus isolate MH-2024 chromosome 1, ASM4005453v1, whole genome shotgun sequence:
TTCATTGTTTAAAAAGACTCCCAGTCCACCAGAAGGTCCACAGATCACACCAGTCTTCCCCTTTCTCTGTAAGTCATCACCATCATTGTAATCATCATCTTTAtcgtcgtcatcgtcatcattatcatcatcatcgtcatcatcatcatctttatcgtcgtcatcatcatcatcatcatcatcaccatcaccatcatcgtaatcatcatctttatcgtcgtcatcgtcatcattatcatcatcatcgtcatcatcatcatctttatcgtcgtcatcatcatcatcatcatcatcaccatcaccatcatcgtaaaaatcatcatctttatcgtcgtcatcatcattatcatcatcaccatcatcgtcatcatcatctttatcgtcgtcatcatcatcattatcatcatcatcatctttatcatcgttatcatcatcatcatcaccatcatcatctttatcgtggtcatcatcatcattatcatcatcaccatcatcgtcatcatcatctttatcgtcgtcatcatcgtcatcgtcatcatcatcatcatctttatcgtcgtcatcatcatcatcatcatcatcaccatcatcatcatcgtcatcaatATCTTTAtcttcgtcatcatcatcatcatcatcgtcatcgtcatcatcatcgtcatcgtcatcatcatcatcatcgtcatcatcatcatcgtcatcctcatcgttatcgtcatcatcatcaccatcatcatcatcgtcatcattgtcatcatcaacattgtcatcatcatcaccatcatcatcatccttatCTTTGGTATTAATTAGAGGAATAATGTCAAATACTAGACGGCAATCTTTTTGTTATAACAGCTGGTTTTCTTGTGATCGCATGTCAGCctgtttctccctctctctactGATCCTCCCCCATCCATCACCCCCATTCATCTCCCCATCCCTATCGCTGACTGTTAGTCTTGGGTCTGCTTGAGGTTTATTTCTGTTAAAGTGAGTTCTTTTTGTTCTCTAATATTCTTCTCATGTTGGGTCTGAATAAAGACCAGCTCGTCTCTGAAGGAGCCTTCATGAAACTGAAGCTTCATCTGTTCCAAAGCATGTTTATGGTCAATGTGTTTACAAGAACTGGAATTTCTTTTCCAGCCAATGTAGATTTctaaacacatcacacactcagcAAAGAAGAGTGAAAAGTAAATATATATGCATTTATAAATATGTATGTGTGCACcagggtggcgcagtgggccACACAGCAAgaaagcaagaaggttctggtgaCACATCATACCTCGCCTCGCacccttagtcagctgggataggctccagcaacacttGTGACCTGTGAGATGAGACAATTgtgaaaaatggatggataatggacggatggatggatggatgttgtctTGTCAAATATCCCTCCACAGTGACATAAATGCATCAATACACAACTTAAATATCAACCTTTTATTACAAAACCAACAGGCTTTATCTGCTGTGGACCGACACCCTGGGTGGACAGACACCCAGGTGGACTGGCACCCCGGGTAGACCGACATCCTGGGTGGACCGACACCGTGGGTGGACAGACACCCGGGTGGACCGACACCCCGGGTAGAGGGACATCCTGGGTGGACTTACACCCAGGATGTCGGGTGGACTGATACCCTGGGTGTACAGACACCCTGTGTGGACCACCCAACACCCTTGGTGGACTGGTTGCAGGTCTGACTTGTGAAGATGTCTGACAGGCCCACAGAAAACATTTGGGTGGTCAAGAAGAAGTCATGCCGATCACGCCACCTTTCTACGGACAGAAACACACGGGGGTCATACGGAGCTGATCCGTGTCCAAAGTGGAAGTGCCGCATAGAAACATGAGCATCAGGAGTTTGGGGAGAGCTACGCCTAAAGCAGAAGGACATATATCATGCATGTAGACACTGAGCGAGGATCAGTTTGGACGCCCCATCACCACTGCCAGCTTCAGCTTTAATGTCAGCTTCAGTGTCTGACGATGTCCTTCAGCAGTCTCTCTCTTTGTTGGCCTTCCACTCGTCCTTCGTGGTGACCTCTCCTCATCAGAGGGCGCTAACTGCTGGCTGCTTTGTAGGTTTATTTGGTATAGAAGATTCGATTAAAGGAGTAGATGGTACAATCCCCTTGGTTGAAGTCTCTTCACTGGATCACCAGGAAGGGAAGGAGTTTATGTAGATACAGGAGGccgatgaagaggagagggtCCATGGTGCTCAGCAGACCCTGGCCTGGaacaggaaaagagaaaaaggagacCATCAGATCCTGACTTCACGCTTCAACCGCTTCAACAGAGTTACGAGAAACAACAGAACTaccagagcagcagcaggacaagCTGAGCTCTTACGAAGTCACTCCAGCTGCAGTTCTTACAAATAATCCTGAAGCTCAAGGTCAGATGAATACCACCAACAGACTCCTCCCACCCGACCTCCACTGGGAAGACTCCTGGGGAGGGAAGTCTCCTTCACACTGGAAAGACCTAATCCATCATCAGTGATCTACTTCCTGCCAGAGTGTGAGTGCCAAAGACGATACTTCTGCTCACAATACAATGAATATTTCTTCAACAGTGTCATCCTGTTCTTCCTCGCTCGAGTCTCTCCTGATTAAAGTGGTTTGGTGTAATATATTATCTGTTCAAGTGTCCTTTTAAAGTTCAAGTTTCACTTTCAGGAACAGAAGACATGTTTCTGAACCCATTACACAAAATACAGCAGTACCTCCAGAAATGAGCTGCTGCACATTCGAGTtctttgagatacgagctgtccatatttttgttggaCATACTTCAGGACACAACGGTAGTTAgtgatggatacaacatcagtgagaccgcatctcgttctttaccaggtgtcggtggatggatacaacatcagctgagacttgatctcgttctttcccacttgatggcggatggatacatcagtgagaccgtatctcgttctttaccgcatgttggcgagtggatacaacatcagctgagactggatctcgttctttcccaatCAATAATTGCCTTTATTTATGTAATCAGAACTGATGATGGATCAATGGACACCCCCAGgttaacccccctccccccaccaaaGGTGTAATATTTATTAGCATTGTTTTGCTTCAGGTTAGTGTGGGGCACAGGAAGGACTTACCAAACAAAAATGACCCCAAAATGACGCCCATCTGGACCCCTCCCAGCCCCACCACATTCTAACTTATTAGCTACGGGACTGGACTGGTCCACCACTGGGGGCCGCAcatcccaacccccccacacccactcACCAGCTCCACGCTGCCGCTGGACGGCTGCGTTCCCCAGCAGCGGCGAGGCTGACGACTTAACCGCCGTGGTGGGGGTGGACAGGATGGAGGGGAGAAGGCCTGGGTGGGCCTCCTGAGGCCCCCGCTGTTCCCCTTGCGCTGATCTCTGACCTCCTTCAACAACGTGGCCAGGCTCGGTGCTGGTCTGGCGTGCTCCGCCTCCCCCGCCCGTGTTCCTGTTCCTCAGGGGCCAGCGGTTCTGGATGTGAGACACGGCCTCTTCTGCAACCATGCCGTCGCCCGCGGCGACATGCAGCGCAGCGTGAACGGCGAACTCCTCGGACTCTTCGGCCCACAGGTCGGACACTCGGCACTCGTACACGCCCTCATCTTCCTTCTTCACCCTGGACAGGCTGAGGCGGTGGGAGATGGCGTTGCCCTGCACACGGACCGTCTGGAAGAGGAGCACATGGCTGGTGGAACACCACGGGTGGTAACCATAGTGATCACCCGAATGAGATGtcaactcactggctgccaaagATGCCTACAGATGTCAATCTGTTTGAACCCAACATTCAAGGGGGAACGGGAGACACAATAAAGCTATCAGTGATGTTTGAGTGTCTGAAACCATTGATTCAAGTTTACCTCTTGGCATGAACTCAAATACAAttacagtcttcttcttctttttttcctttcggcttttcccttcaggggttgccacagcgtatcagtgtcctccatctaaccgtcttctgcatcctcttctctcacaccaactaccttcatgtcctctttcactacatccataaacctcctctctggtcttcctctaggcctcctgcctggcagttcaaaactcagcatccttctaccaatatattcactatctctcctctggacatgtccaaaccatctcagtctggcctctctgactttatctccagaacctctaacatgtgctgtccctctgatgttctcattcctgatcctatccatcctggtcactcccagatagaacctcagcatcttcatctctgctacctccagctctgtctcctgtcttttcctcagtgacactgtctctagaccaaacaacatcgctggtctcaccacagttttgtacacctttcctttcattttagctgaaactcttctatcacaccttcctccatccgttccattctgcctgtacacgcttcttcacctcttttccacactctctattgctctgttgaccctaagtacttaaagtcctccaccttcttgatctcttctccctgtagcctcactcttccacttgggttcctctcattcacacacatgtactctgtcttactgcggctaaccttcattcctctcctttccaggacaaacctccacctctctagcttctcctccacctgttccctgctctcactgcagatcacaatgtcatctgcaaacatcatagtccatggagattcctgtctaactaAAATacaattacagtaatccctcgttactcgcagttgaTGTGTTCCACAATATAGCGATAAACTATTATAtgatttacggtaatttaaacatttatgaaccctcttcatactaatattaaaccaccttatatctgtattaccttcaTCACTGATGACGTGTCCAAGTATCACTGTAAGGTGTATAGAAGAacttatcttttcccacactcttataggcTTTTGAAAAGACTTTTCTGTTAAAGAAAAGTCGCAGCAGGAACCGTGACTCTCGGAACGCAGCTCACATACAGatcctgtcagccaatagcatgtacGTACGGTATCGCgcgactacctactaaaaatctgcgatgtagtgaagctgcgTATCATGAAGCGTGAATAAGTGAGGCA
Protein-coding regions in this window:
- the vstm2b gene encoding V-set and transmembrane domain-containing protein 2B encodes the protein MEPAVSSFIVHSLLVVCVGAAFTEAPQDVSVGEGEDVDMPCAFQAVGPGLRSLEIQWWYLKEDVPPGLPLELQISSPAARTKVTPREATKISTVRVQGNAISHRLSLSRVKKEDEGVYECRVSDLWAEESEEFAVHAALHVAAGDGMVAEEAVSHIQNRWPLRNRNTGGGGGARQTSTEPGHVVEGGQRSAQGEQRGPQEAHPGLLPSILSTPTTAVKSSASPLLGNAAVQRQRGAGQGLLSTMDPLLFIGLLYLHKLLPFLVIQ